The bacterium region ATATCCTGCCTTTTCCAGCTCCTTGTCAATAACATCTCCCACAAGGTTTGCCAGTAACGGAGATATGACCCCACCTTGAGGTGTGCCTTCGTTTGTCTCATAGAAGATATTATCTTCCATTACCCCTGCCTTGAGCATATTGGTAATACTGTTTAACACCCAACCATCAGCAATTTTTTCACGCAGTCTATCCAGTATAAGTTTATGGGGTATGGTGTCATAGAATGCCAATATCAGCATCTAAAACATATCTATACCCTTGTTCCTTATACTCTTCCACCCTCTTGATAGCATCGTGACAGCTTCTTTTAGGTCTAAATCCAAAACTGTTATCTGAGAATTCGTTCTCAAATATAGGTTCTATGATTTGCCTAAATGCCTGCTGTATAACCCTGTCTCGGACAATTGGAATGCCTAATGGTCTCTTGTCATTCCTGCCTTTAGGTATATATACCCTTAAAACAGGAGAAGGTTTGTATATCTCTGTCTTTAGCTCACGATGAATATTTATGATATTCATCTCCAGATTAGCCTCAAACTGCTTTATACTTACCCTGTCAAGACCTGCTTTGCCTTTATTCTTCTTTACCTGTTGAAAGGCAGAATAAAGGTTATTTAGACTGAATACCTTGTCCCTTAATGAATGCCACTTATGCATCTCTTTAAACTTTTCCTCCTGGATAGTCTCCGAATTGTCCATTTATCAACCGTGTTTCCCCAGTTTACCCCTTCTGATACTTCTGATACGGCAGAGGTTACCGCTTTTGTTCAGATTATCAGTGGTTATACCTGCTGAGCGTATTAAATGGACATCTTTGGCTACCTCCTATACGGTTATGTTCCTTCATCCTGATTTTCTCAAGATTACTATGAACAATGCTGACGACTCTAAAGATGGACATTTGAGAGATAAACATCCATCACCACCTCATAAAGATTGGATTTCGGATTTCCCTTATACCGCTCTCTTAGTCTTAATTAAAAGACAAGATGTGAGTCCTCCTTTGGTCATATGGATTACCCATTTTCCTTCCGTGATGTATGTTTAAACG contains the following coding sequences:
- a CDS encoding reverse transcriptase domain-containing protein — its product is MDNSETIQEEKFKEMHKWHSLRDKVFSLNNLYSAFQQVKKNKGKAGLDRVSIKQFEANLEMNIINIHRELKTEIYKPSPVLRVYIPKGRNDKRPLGIPIVRDRVIQQAFRQIIEPIFENEFSDNSFGFRPKRSCHDAIKRVEEYKEQGYRYVLDADIGIL